The following proteins are encoded in a genomic region of Streptomyces collinus Tu 365:
- a CDS encoding RDD family protein — translation MSAPTPAPGDDRPREGYYPDPSIPGYVRYWNGASWVPGTSRPAPADGSPLSPPPGARPAAPPVEETGPHFFDEDPGPGAGAGGQASGWGDQGDARLGQHAPHGPYERPGFGADPRAAAQGPAQPAGHAARTDGTASIPPTDDDGPDPGGTFIFRRPVPGPAAVRDDSAPPFGPAPGQGRAGGEAGAAAPGGQPSAPAGAGGFAAQGPGGAAPAGAAPGGPGAAGPGAQGPVGVPGQSPAAAGPGFGAGKAAAARAAAAQTPQAAPSAVAPAVPQQTPPPQGGQQGGRQGGPQQVPAPGTPLTSGPGGGQSSWAQQVHRLAGGADEQPVAPWKPPVEDVFQAAARRQAAARPAGLGKRLAARLVDSLVIGAVTAAAAVPLGTRAVDHVQRKIDEAKLSGRTVTVWLIDGTTGTSLAVVLGVLLVFGVLYEVLPTARWGRTLGKKLCGLEVRDIEAHEPPGFGAALRRWLVYSVPGLLGIGVVGVLWCVFDRPWRQCWHDKAAHTFVAD, via the coding sequence ATGAGCGCCCCAACCCCGGCCCCCGGTGACGACAGGCCCCGTGAGGGCTACTACCCGGACCCCTCCATCCCCGGGTACGTGCGGTACTGGAACGGCGCCTCCTGGGTGCCGGGCACCAGCCGGCCGGCGCCCGCGGACGGCAGCCCGCTCAGCCCGCCGCCCGGCGCCCGCCCCGCGGCCCCGCCCGTCGAGGAGACGGGCCCGCACTTCTTCGACGAGGACCCCGGGCCGGGTGCGGGCGCGGGCGGTCAGGCGTCCGGGTGGGGCGACCAGGGCGACGCGCGGCTCGGACAGCACGCACCGCACGGACCGTACGAGCGGCCCGGATTCGGCGCCGATCCGAGGGCCGCCGCGCAGGGCCCGGCCCAGCCGGCCGGCCACGCGGCCCGCACCGACGGCACCGCCTCGATCCCGCCCACGGACGACGACGGCCCCGACCCCGGGGGCACGTTCATCTTCCGCCGTCCGGTCCCGGGCCCCGCGGCCGTCAGGGACGACTCCGCGCCGCCCTTCGGCCCGGCACCGGGGCAGGGCCGGGCGGGCGGCGAGGCGGGCGCGGCGGCACCGGGCGGGCAGCCGTCCGCACCGGCCGGCGCCGGTGGTTTCGCCGCCCAGGGCCCGGGCGGGGCGGCACCCGCCGGGGCGGCACCGGGCGGCCCGGGAGCGGCCGGTCCCGGCGCGCAGGGCCCGGTCGGGGTCCCGGGGCAGTCCCCGGCGGCTGCGGGCCCCGGTTTCGGGGCCGGGAAGGCGGCCGCCGCTCGGGCCGCCGCCGCGCAGACACCCCAGGCAGCGCCCTCGGCCGTGGCCCCCGCGGTACCGCAGCAGACGCCGCCGCCGCAGGGCGGGCAGCAGGGTGGCAGGCAGGGCGGCCCGCAGCAGGTACCGGCGCCCGGCACCCCGCTGACCTCGGGCCCCGGCGGCGGCCAGAGTTCCTGGGCGCAGCAGGTGCACCGGCTGGCCGGGGGCGCGGACGAGCAGCCCGTGGCGCCCTGGAAGCCGCCCGTCGAGGACGTGTTCCAGGCGGCCGCCCGCCGGCAGGCCGCGGCCCGTCCGGCCGGTCTGGGCAAGCGGCTGGCCGCCCGTCTGGTCGACAGCCTGGTCATCGGCGCCGTCACCGCCGCCGCCGCGGTCCCGCTCGGCACCCGGGCGGTCGACCACGTCCAGCGGAAGATCGACGAGGCGAAGCTGTCCGGCCGCACCGTCACCGTGTGGCTGATCGACGGCACGACCGGCACCTCGCTCGCCGTCGTGCTCGGCGTCCTGCTGGTCTTCGGCGTCCTCTACGAGGTGCTGCCCACGGCCAGGTGGGGCCGCACGCTGGGCAAGAAGCTGTGCGGTCTCGAGGTGCGGGACATCGAGGCGCACGAGCCCCCGGGGTTCGGCGCCGCCCTGCGCCGCTGGCTGGTCTACAGCGTCCCCGGCCTGCTCGGCATCGGCGTCGTCGGCGTGCTGTGGTGCGTGTTCGACCGGCCCTGGCGCCAGTGCTGGCACGACAAGGCGGCCCACACCTTCGTCGCCGACTGA
- a CDS encoding PDZ domain-containing protein, whose product MLSRLTRSQAVAVCALPVVALLATAVFAPLPFSLAQPGLTADVLGKHQGTPVITVSGAPTRTTSGQLRMVTIVATGPDARVSLGDVFDNWFRPDRAVMPRDAVYPSGNSVKEIEKHNAEQMQQSQDAATQAALKYLHLSADKVKVRLKLADVGGPSAGLLFTLGIIDKLDGDGSGGDLTGGRDIAGTGTIDAAGKVGAVGGVALKTQAARRDGATVFLVPKAECADARSELPKGLRLVPVTTLNGAVDALRALEKGKGPVPSC is encoded by the coding sequence GTGCTCTCACGTCTCACGCGTTCCCAGGCCGTCGCCGTCTGCGCCCTGCCCGTCGTCGCGCTGCTCGCCACGGCCGTGTTCGCGCCGCTGCCGTTCTCGCTGGCGCAGCCCGGGCTGACGGCGGACGTGCTGGGCAAGCACCAGGGCACGCCGGTGATCACCGTCTCCGGGGCGCCGACCCGGACGACCAGCGGTCAGCTGCGGATGGTGACCATCGTGGCGACCGGCCCGGACGCCCGGGTCTCGCTCGGGGACGTCTTCGACAACTGGTTCCGCCCGGACCGTGCCGTGATGCCGCGCGACGCCGTCTACCCGAGCGGCAACAGCGTCAAGGAGATCGAGAAGCACAACGCCGAGCAGATGCAGCAGTCGCAGGACGCGGCGACCCAGGCGGCGCTGAAGTACCTGCACCTGAGCGCCGACAAGGTCAAGGTCAGGCTGAAGCTCGCCGACGTGGGCGGCCCGAGCGCGGGGCTGCTGTTCACCCTGGGGATCATCGACAAGCTGGACGGCGACGGCAGCGGCGGTGACCTCACCGGGGGCCGTGACATCGCCGGTACGGGCACCATCGACGCCGCCGGCAAGGTCGGCGCGGTGGGCGGGGTGGCCCTGAAGACCCAGGCCGCGCGGCGGGACGGTGCCACCGTCTTCCTGGTGCCGAAGGCCGAGTGCGCCGATGCCAGGTCCGAGCTGCCGAAGGGGCTGCGGCTGGTCCCGGTGACCACGTTGAACGGCGCGGTCGACGCACTGCGGGCGCTGGAGAAGGGTAAGGGCCCGGTTCCCAGCTGCTAG
- a CDS encoding FAD-binding oxidoreductase, with the protein MIMSRIEAHRDTDAVAPGNLTDRLLAGLPVEAVLVDPDVTTSYANDMASFCPAGAPAVVVLPRTVEQVQHVMRTASELRVPVVPQGARTGLSGGANATEGCIVLSLTKMDRILEISPVDRIAVVEPGVINAALSRAVEEHGLYYPPDPSSWEMCTIGGNIGTASGGLCCVKYGVTAEYVLGLDVVLADGRLMSTGRRTAKGVAGYDLTRLFVGSEGSLGIVVRAVLALRPKPPRQLVLAAEFASAAAACDAVCRIMEGGHVPSLLELMDRTTVKAVNDLAHMGLPETTEALLLAAFDTPDPAADLAAVGAVCEAAGATQVVPAEDAAESDLLLQARRLSLTALEAVKGTTMIDDVCVPRSRLGAMLEGVERIAGKYDLTIGVCAHAGDGNTHPTVCFDAADPDESRRARESFDEIMALGLELGGTITGEHGVGVLKKEWLAREIGPVGVEMQRAVKQVFDPLGILNPGKLF; encoded by the coding sequence GTGATCATGAGCCGTATCGAAGCGCATCGCGACACCGATGCTGTGGCACCCGGTAACCTCACCGACCGGCTCCTGGCCGGCCTGCCCGTCGAGGCCGTCCTCGTCGACCCCGACGTCACCACCTCCTACGCCAACGACATGGCCAGCTTCTGCCCGGCCGGGGCCCCGGCCGTGGTCGTGCTGCCGCGCACCGTCGAACAGGTCCAGCACGTGATGCGCACCGCCAGTGAGCTGCGCGTCCCGGTGGTCCCGCAGGGGGCCCGCACGGGCCTGTCCGGCGGCGCCAACGCCACCGAGGGCTGCATCGTGCTGTCCCTGACGAAGATGGACCGCATCCTGGAGATCAGCCCGGTGGACCGGATCGCGGTGGTCGAACCGGGCGTGATCAACGCGGCCCTCTCCCGCGCGGTGGAGGAACACGGCCTCTACTACCCGCCGGACCCCTCCAGTTGGGAGATGTGCACCATCGGAGGGAACATCGGCACGGCCTCGGGCGGGCTGTGCTGCGTGAAGTACGGCGTGACCGCCGAGTACGTGCTGGGCCTGGACGTCGTCCTCGCCGACGGCCGTCTGATGTCCACCGGGCGGCGCACCGCGAAGGGCGTGGCGGGCTACGACCTGACCAGGCTCTTCGTCGGCTCCGAGGGTTCGCTCGGCATCGTCGTGCGGGCGGTCCTGGCGCTGCGGCCGAAGCCGCCTCGCCAGCTCGTCCTGGCCGCCGAGTTCGCCTCGGCGGCCGCCGCCTGCGACGCCGTGTGCCGGATCATGGAGGGCGGTCACGTCCCGTCCCTCCTCGAACTGATGGACCGTACGACCGTCAAGGCGGTCAACGACCTCGCCCACATGGGTCTCCCGGAGACCACCGAGGCGCTGCTGCTGGCCGCCTTCGACACCCCCGACCCCGCCGCCGACCTGGCCGCCGTCGGCGCGGTGTGCGAGGCGGCGGGCGCCACCCAGGTGGTACCGGCCGAGGACGCCGCCGAGTCCGACCTGCTGCTCCAGGCCCGGCGGCTCTCGCTGACCGCGCTGGAGGCGGTGAAGGGCACGACGATGATCGACGACGTGTGCGTGCCGCGCTCCCGGCTCGGCGCGATGCTCGAAGGGGTCGAGCGGATCGCCGGGAAGTACGACCTCACCATCGGCGTCTGCGCGCACGCCGGGGACGGCAACACCCACCCCACCGTCTGCTTCGACGCCGCCGACCCGGACGAGTCCCGGCGGGCCCGCGAGTCCTTCGACGAGATCATGGCCCTCGGCCTGGAACTCGGCGGCACCATCACCGGCGAACACGGCGTCGGCGTGCTGAAGAAGGAGTGGCTGGCCCGGGAGATCGGTCCGGTCGGCGTGGAGATGCAGCGCGCGGTGAAGCAGGTCTTCGACCCGCTCGGCATCCTCAACCCCGGCAAGCTGTTCTGA
- a CDS encoding teichoic acid biosynthesis protein C, whose translation MAEHIDLAAPAVCRLRERATLREPTVLQSFAFDEVHRHLYVLQVARGGLADGDLCLNRLDMEGRRLGHMYLKGFGHGVSMGVQNDPDGTVWIWTEADALHGFGRGVTRFRFAAGATRTTRDVKVRHPVEGSRNNQPTLCAATRRLAIRYRVRNVPRYRVWDLAAFVARDYANPLADFPQTGAHPDPAVPFQGYALHGDHLYQLAGSAYDARTNPPARHGNAYLSCLDIRTGALLAAHRTGAGHTLSHREPEGLAVTRTGGPRLYLGLASGEPGARRFSLYCKPGP comes from the coding sequence GTGGCGGAGCACATCGACCTCGCCGCGCCGGCCGTGTGCCGGCTGCGGGAGCGGGCGACGCTCCGGGAGCCCACGGTCCTCCAGTCCTTCGCGTTCGACGAGGTGCACCGCCACCTCTACGTCCTCCAGGTCGCCCGGGGCGGCCTGGCGGACGGTGACCTGTGTTTGAACCGCCTGGACATGGAGGGCCGGCGGCTCGGCCACATGTACCTCAAGGGGTTCGGGCACGGCGTCAGCATGGGCGTGCAGAACGACCCCGACGGCACGGTCTGGATCTGGACCGAGGCCGACGCCCTGCACGGCTTCGGCCGGGGCGTCACCCGGTTCCGGTTCGCCGCCGGCGCCACCCGCACCACCCGCGACGTCAAGGTCCGCCACCCCGTCGAGGGATCCCGCAACAACCAGCCCACGCTCTGCGCGGCCACCCGCCGCCTGGCGATCCGCTACCGCGTGCGGAACGTCCCGCGCTACCGCGTCTGGGACCTCGCCGCCTTCGTCGCCCGCGACTACGCGAACCCGCTCGCCGACTTCCCGCAGACCGGCGCCCACCCCGACCCGGCGGTCCCCTTCCAGGGCTACGCGCTGCACGGCGACCACCTCTACCAGCTCGCCGGCAGCGCCTACGACGCCCGGACCAACCCGCCCGCCCGCCACGGCAACGCGTACCTGTCCTGCCTCGACATCCGCACCGGCGCCCTGCTGGCCGCCCACCGCACCGGAGCGGGCCACACCCTGAGTCACCGCGAGCCCGAGGGCCTGGCGGTCACGCGCACCGGCGGCCCCCGCCTGTACCTGGGCCTCGCCTCCGGCGAGCCCGGAGCGCGCCGGTTCTCCCTGTACTGCAAACCCGGGCCCTGA
- a CDS encoding Lrp/AsnC family transcriptional regulator, with amino-acid sequence MAIDRLDGRIIVLLAREPRIGVLEMSRRLGVARGTVQARLDRLQSNGVIRGFGPQVDPAALGYPVTAFATLQIRQGQGADVRAHLATVPEVLELLTTTGSGDMLCRLVARSNADLQRVIDLVVGFEGIVRASTAIVMENPVPLRVIPLVEQAAGDAAEGA; translated from the coding sequence GTGGCGATCGATCGTCTGGACGGGCGGATCATCGTGCTGCTGGCCCGGGAGCCGCGCATCGGCGTGCTGGAGATGTCGCGGCGGCTGGGGGTGGCCCGGGGGACGGTCCAGGCGCGGCTCGACCGGCTCCAGTCGAACGGGGTGATCCGCGGTTTCGGCCCGCAGGTGGACCCGGCGGCCCTCGGCTACCCGGTCACGGCGTTCGCCACGCTCCAGATCAGGCAGGGCCAGGGGGCGGACGTCCGGGCCCACCTGGCGACGGTGCCCGAGGTGCTGGAGCTGCTGACGACCACCGGCAGCGGGGACATGCTGTGCCGGCTGGTGGCGCGCTCGAACGCCGATCTGCAGCGGGTGATCGACCTGGTCGTCGGCTTCGAGGGCATCGTCCGGGCGTCCACCGCGATCGTGATGGAGAACCCGGTCCCGCTGCGGGTCATCCCGCTGGTGGAACAGGCCGCCGGGGACGCGGCGGAGGGGGCCTGA
- a CDS encoding tetratricopeptide repeat protein, with the protein MEIRQYGPSAPGTSPAAGPPPRRGRRWPLGVLAVALAGGAAAGAVLATVPDEPERRAVPPPPAAGPRTQPQALALALAALTSGVPAALPDLTALIGQQEGRVRARPQDARAWAVLGTAYVERGRVSADPANYPKAERALTTSIQVRAGGNAEALGGLAALANARRDFAAAKRYGEQALKLTPKRWTAYPPLIDAYTGLGDYKAARGALDKLLALRPGVAARPAVMARASAVYRDRGWREDAVAQLTDAASTARTPPEQGAYLTGVGQLAWERGDREDALRHFEAAVRVDPGRWAALAGKGRALAALGRADEALTAYRAALAGQPDPRVTLELGELYESLGRFSSAREQYELMRERVERSVDGGVDEELLIGQYEADHGDAQDAVVRLEEEWRRQPGIEVADALGWALHRAGDDQEALKYASIATDKAKGGGVRSALYAFHLGMIERETDRPGPARRHLQEALRINPYFSPLRAPEARAALRELGDVPDEPLPGADD; encoded by the coding sequence ATGGAGATCCGACAGTACGGCCCCTCCGCTCCCGGCACGTCCCCGGCGGCCGGGCCGCCGCCGCGCCGCGGGCGCCGGTGGCCGCTCGGTGTGCTGGCCGTCGCGCTCGCGGGCGGGGCGGCGGCGGGCGCGGTGCTGGCGACGGTCCCGGACGAGCCGGAGCGCCGGGCGGTGCCGCCGCCGCCCGCCGCGGGCCCCCGGACCCAGCCGCAGGCGCTGGCGCTGGCGCTGGCCGCGCTGACCTCGGGGGTGCCGGCCGCGCTGCCCGACCTGACGGCGCTGATCGGGCAGCAGGAGGGCCGGGTACGGGCGCGTCCCCAGGACGCCCGTGCCTGGGCGGTGCTGGGGACGGCGTACGTGGAGCGCGGGCGGGTGAGCGCCGACCCCGCGAACTACCCGAAGGCGGAGCGGGCGCTGACGACGTCCATCCAGGTGCGCGCCGGCGGCAACGCCGAGGCGCTGGGCGGGCTGGCCGCGCTGGCCAACGCCCGCCGCGACTTCGCGGCGGCGAAACGGTACGGCGAGCAGGCGCTGAAGCTGACGCCGAAGCGGTGGACGGCGTATCCGCCGCTGATCGACGCCTACACGGGGCTCGGTGACTACAAGGCGGCCCGGGGCGCCCTGGACAAGCTGCTGGCGCTGCGGCCGGGGGTGGCCGCCCGGCCCGCCGTGATGGCCCGGGCGTCGGCGGTGTACCGGGACCGGGGCTGGCGCGAGGACGCCGTGGCCCAGCTGACGGACGCGGCGTCGACCGCCCGGACACCCCCCGAGCAGGGCGCCTATCTGACCGGGGTGGGGCAGCTCGCCTGGGAGCGCGGCGACCGGGAGGACGCGCTGCGGCACTTCGAGGCGGCCGTACGGGTCGATCCCGGCCGGTGGGCGGCGCTGGCCGGGAAGGGCCGGGCGCTGGCCGCGCTGGGTCGCGCCGACGAGGCGCTGACCGCCTACCGGGCGGCGCTCGCCGGGCAGCCGGACCCCCGGGTCACCCTGGAACTGGGCGAGCTGTACGAGTCGCTGGGCCGGTTCTCCTCCGCGCGCGAGCAGTACGAGCTGATGCGGGAGCGGGTGGAGCGGTCGGTCGACGGCGGGGTGGACGAGGAGCTGCTGATCGGCCAGTACGAGGCGGACCACGGCGACGCGCAGGACGCGGTGGTGCGGCTGGAGGAGGAGTGGCGCCGCCAGCCGGGGATCGAGGTGGCCGACGCGCTCGGCTGGGCGCTGCACCGGGCCGGTGACGACCAGGAGGCGCTGAAGTACGCCTCGATCGCCACGGACAAGGCGAAGGGCGGCGGGGTGCGCAGTGCGCTGTACGCCTTCCACCTGGGCATGATCGAGCGCGAGACGGACCGGCCGGGTCCGGCCCGGCGCCATCTGCAGGAGGCGCTGCGGATCAACCCGTACTTCTCGCCGCTGCGGGCTCCCGAGGCCCGGGCTGCGCTGCGGGAGCTGGGGGACGTGCCCGACGAGCCGCTGCCCGGCGCGGACGACTAG
- a CDS encoding IclR family transcriptional regulator, translating to MTAETSQTLDRGLRVLKLLADTDHGLTVTELSNKLGVNRTVVYRLLATLEQHALVRRDLGGRARVGLGVLRLGRQVHPLVREAALPALRALAEDIGATAHLTLVDGTEALAVAVVEPTWTDYHVAYRAGFRHPLDRGAAGKAILSARQSPSGDPGYTLTHGELEAGASGAAAPLVGVTGVEGSVGVVMLADAVPERVGQRVVDAAREVAEALR from the coding sequence GTGACCGCGGAGACCTCCCAGACGCTCGACCGGGGACTGCGTGTCCTCAAGCTGCTTGCCGACACCGACCACGGGCTGACCGTCACCGAGCTTTCCAACAAGCTGGGCGTGAACCGGACCGTGGTGTACCGCCTGCTCGCCACGCTGGAACAGCACGCGCTGGTGCGCCGCGACCTGGGCGGGCGGGCCAGGGTCGGTCTGGGAGTGCTGCGCCTCGGTCGTCAGGTGCACCCGCTGGTGCGGGAGGCCGCGCTGCCCGCTTTGCGCGCGCTCGCCGAGGACATAGGGGCGACGGCGCACCTGACGCTGGTGGACGGGACGGAGGCGCTGGCCGTCGCCGTGGTCGAGCCGACGTGGACGGACTACCACGTGGCCTACCGGGCCGGTTTCCGGCATCCGCTGGACCGCGGGGCCGCCGGCAAGGCGATCCTCTCCGCCCGGCAGTCGCCGTCCGGCGATCCCGGGTACACCCTGACGCACGGTGAGCTGGAGGCCGGGGCGAGCGGGGCCGCCGCGCCCCTCGTGGGAGTGACCGGAGTCGAGGGCAGCGTAGGGGTGGTGATGCTCGCGGACGCCGTCCCGGAGCGGGTGGGGCAGCGGGTGGTCGACGCGGCCCGCGAGGTGGCCGAAGCACTCCGCTGA
- the hppD gene encoding 4-hydroxyphenylpyruvate dioxygenase translates to MTQTTHLTPDATARQADPFPVKGMDAVVFAVGNAKQAAHYYSSAFGMKLVAYSGPENGSRETASYVLENGSARFVLTSVIKPSTPWGHFVAQHVAEHGDGVIDLAIEVPDARAAYAYAIEHGASSVAEPYEVKDEHGTVVLAAIATYGETRHTLVERSGYDGPYLPGYVAAQPIVEAPARRTFQAIDHCVGNVELGKMDEWVAFYNNVMGFTNMKEFVGDDIATEYSALMSKVVADGTLKVKFPLNEPAIAKKKSQIDEYLEFYGGPGVQHIALATNDIVQTVRTMRAAGVEFLSTPDSYYDTLGEWVGDTRVPIETLRELRILADRDEDGYLLQIFTKPVQDRPTVFFELIERHGSMGFGKGNFKALFEAIEREQEKRGNL, encoded by the coding sequence ATGACGCAGACCACACACCTCACTCCCGACGCGACCGCCCGGCAGGCCGACCCCTTCCCGGTCAAGGGAATGGACGCGGTCGTCTTCGCCGTGGGCAACGCCAAGCAGGCGGCGCACTACTACTCCAGCGCCTTCGGCATGAAGCTGGTCGCCTACTCCGGACCGGAGAACGGCAGCCGCGAGACCGCCAGCTACGTGCTCGAGAACGGCTCCGCCCGCTTCGTCCTCACCTCGGTCATCAAGCCGTCCACCCCCTGGGGCCACTTCGTCGCCCAGCACGTGGCCGAGCACGGCGACGGCGTCATCGACCTGGCCATCGAGGTCCCGGACGCCCGCGCCGCCTACGCCTACGCCATCGAGCACGGCGCCTCCTCGGTGGCCGAGCCGTACGAGGTGAAGGACGAGCACGGCACCGTCGTCCTCGCCGCCATCGCCACCTACGGCGAGACCCGCCACACCCTGGTCGAGCGCAGCGGCTACGACGGCCCCTACCTGCCCGGTTACGTCGCCGCGCAGCCGATCGTCGAGGCGCCCGCCCGCCGTACCTTCCAGGCGATCGACCACTGCGTCGGCAACGTCGAACTCGGCAAGATGGACGAGTGGGTGGCGTTCTACAACAACGTCATGGGCTTCACGAACATGAAGGAGTTCGTGGGCGACGACATCGCCACCGAGTACAGCGCGCTGATGTCGAAGGTCGTCGCGGACGGCACCCTCAAGGTGAAGTTCCCGCTCAACGAGCCCGCGATCGCCAAGAAGAAGTCCCAGATCGACGAGTACCTGGAGTTCTACGGCGGCCCCGGCGTCCAGCACATCGCGCTGGCCACCAACGACATCGTGCAGACGGTGCGCACCATGCGCGCGGCCGGCGTCGAGTTCCTCAGCACCCCCGACTCGTACTACGACACCCTCGGCGAGTGGGTCGGCGACACCCGGGTGCCGATCGAGACTCTCCGGGAACTGAGGATCCTGGCGGACCGTGACGAGGACGGGTACCTTCTGCAGATCTTCACCAAGCCGGTCCAGGACCGGCCGACCGTGTTCTTCGAACTGATCGAGCGGCACGGCTCGATGGGCTTCGGCAAGGGCAACTTCAAGGCGCTCTTCGAGGCCATCGAGCGCGAGCAGGAGAAGCGGGGCAACCTGTAG
- a CDS encoding RDD family protein: protein MSSEPPPGSGEQPPEDDPFRKRPPSEQGSGSPYDAPYGDRQPPPPGGQPPPPGAPPPGGGQEPPPGGWQPPPYGGAQPPPPGGGPYGGGGPYGGGPYGAGGQGYPADPLAGMPPLADSGRRTLARIIDMILVGIVVWLLTLVFGVRAYTVNGTGSEVARSVGQSVIAAVCYVAYDTFLIARTGQTLGKKLLKMRVANLDNGSTPATQTSLNRALVLWLPFAFCCACVWTAICGGWSFFDRPYKQGLHDKAAKTVVVSTR from the coding sequence ATGAGCAGCGAACCGCCCCCCGGCTCCGGAGAGCAGCCTCCGGAGGACGACCCGTTCAGGAAGAGGCCCCCGTCGGAGCAGGGGTCGGGCTCGCCGTACGACGCTCCGTACGGCGACCGGCAGCCCCCGCCGCCCGGTGGTCAGCCGCCACCCCCGGGCGCCCCGCCCCCCGGCGGCGGACAGGAGCCCCCGCCCGGCGGCTGGCAGCCCCCGCCCTACGGGGGCGCGCAGCCCCCGCCACCCGGCGGCGGTCCCTACGGGGGCGGTGGTCCCTACGGCGGCGGCCCCTACGGTGCCGGGGGGCAGGGCTACCCCGCCGACCCCCTCGCCGGCATGCCGCCACTCGCCGACAGCGGCAGGCGGACCCTCGCGCGCATCATCGACATGATCCTCGTCGGGATCGTCGTGTGGCTGCTCACCCTGGTGTTCGGCGTCCGCGCGTACACCGTCAACGGCACCGGGAGCGAGGTGGCCCGCTCCGTCGGGCAGTCCGTCATCGCCGCGGTCTGCTACGTCGCCTACGACACCTTCCTGATCGCCAGGACGGGGCAGACCCTCGGCAAGAAGCTGCTCAAGATGCGGGTGGCCAACCTCGACAACGGCTCCACCCCGGCCACCCAGACCTCGCTGAACCGGGCCCTGGTGCTGTGGCTGCCGTTCGCCTTCTGCTGCGCCTGCGTCTGGACGGCGATCTGCGGCGGCTGGAGCTTCTTCGACCGGCCGTACAAGCAGGGACTGCACGACAAGGCGGCCAAGACGGTGGTGGTCAGCACCCGTTGA
- a CDS encoding SsgA family sporulation/cell division regulator: MDHTVVERELELKLVLSPERSVPVPARLGYRSDDPYAVHVAFHIDSEHPVDWTFARELLVEGVFRPCGHGDVRVWPTKVDGRGVVLMALSSPDGDALLEAPAAQVSAWLERTLRAVPPGSEAGRLGLDGALDELFAR, translated from the coding sequence ATGGATCACACCGTGGTGGAGCGGGAGCTGGAGCTGAAGCTCGTTCTGTCCCCCGAGCGCAGCGTGCCGGTGCCGGCCCGGCTGGGCTACCGCTCCGACGACCCCTACGCCGTCCACGTCGCCTTCCACATCGACTCCGAGCACCCCGTCGACTGGACGTTCGCCCGGGAACTGCTGGTGGAGGGGGTGTTCCGGCCGTGCGGGCACGGCGATGTGCGGGTGTGGCCGACCAAGGTCGACGGACGCGGCGTCGTGCTGATGGCGCTGAGTTCCCCCGACGGGGACGCCCTGCTGGAGGCACCGGCCGCCCAGGTGTCGGCCTGGCTGGAGCGGACGCTGCGCGCGGTGCCCCCGGGCAGCGAGGCCGGGCGGCTGGGCCTGGACGGCGCCCTCGACGAGCTGTTCGCCCGGTGA